The genomic interval GGCGAACAAAAATTTTCTTCTCATAAGAACATCCCTTTCGACACGGCAATTTTATTTGAAATGATGCAAAATTCTGATTTAATACATCTTTCTACAAAAATACTATAAATCACTTTTGTAAAAATTTCGAAAAAGACTGTCATTTATAATATTAATACTATTCTCAAAGAGGTTAGTAGATCAGGACAATCTTTTGTCGCTCTTGAATTCGCAAGAATGCACACATAATTGCAACACCAAGGCCCACATCGCTGCCTATTTAACATTTCCGCTTGACCTTTTTGTCAAAACACCTGAAAAGGCCAGAGGAAAAGGAGAATAAATAAATGAAGACAGCCTTTTCCACGATCGCACCGGATCGCTTCAGCCACGAAACATTTCGTGATGCAGAAGCCGCCATTCAGCGACTACTGGATATTTATCAAGTTCATACTGAATTCCTCAGAGATGCTTTCACGCGTGTGGCCCATAATGATGTGCCAACTACGGGGCGCTATCGTGCGACCTATCCAGAAATCCGCATGACGACGGATACCCATGCCCAGATAGACTCCCGCCTGTCCTTTGGCCATGTCCCGGGGCCTGGAACCTATTCCACCACCATCTCCCGTCCGGACCTGTTCAGCCACTATCTCAAGCAACAGATCGAGTTGCTACTGTCCAATCATAACGTCGCGATTGAAGTGGGGCCTTCCATGACCCCAATCCCCATTCACTTTGCCTGGCCAAATGGCATGAATGTGGAAGGTGCCCTGCCCGAAGCATGGTCTCGCCCCTTGCGCGACGTATTTGACGTGCCTGATTTGGCCATCACCGATGATGCGATCGTCAACGGCACACAGCATTATGGCCCTGATGAAGTCGTCCCGCTGGCGCCCTTCACCGGCCCGCGCATCGACTATTCGCTGCATAGACTGGCCCATTACACCGCCACGAAACCGGAGCATTTCCAGAATTTCATCCTGTTCACAAACTACCAGTTTTACATCGACGAGTTTGTAAACTGGGCCCGAGAGCAGATGGCAAATGGCTCCGAAGACTATGAGGAATTTGTGGAGGTCGGCAATCAGGTGACCCCTTCGGGTGCAACCGAGCCTGTTGAGGGCGAAGCACCGCCGCGCCTGCCGCAAATGCCCGCCTATCACCTAAAGCGCAAAGACCAGAATGGCATTACGCTGGTC from uncultured Cohaesibacter sp. carries:
- a CDS encoding AMP nucleosidase, coding for MKTAFSTIAPDRFSHETFRDAEAAIQRLLDIYQVHTEFLRDAFTRVAHNDVPTTGRYRATYPEIRMTTDTHAQIDSRLSFGHVPGPGTYSTTISRPDLFSHYLKQQIELLLSNHNVAIEVGPSMTPIPIHFAWPNGMNVEGALPEAWSRPLRDVFDVPDLAITDDAIVNGTQHYGPDEVVPLAPFTGPRIDYSLHRLAHYTATKPEHFQNFILFTNYQFYIDEFVNWAREQMANGSEDYEEFVEVGNQVTPSGATEPVEGEAPPRLPQMPAYHLKRKDQNGITLVNIGVGPSNAKTITDHIAVLRPHAWLMLGHCAGLRNTQRLGDYVLAHGYVREDHVLDADLPTWVPIPALAEIQVALEDAVADITGLKNYELKRIMRTGTVASIDNRNWELRDHKEPVERLSQSRAIGLDMESAAIAANGFRFRVPYGTLLCVSDKPLHGELKLPGMASDFYTQQVRQHLKIGIKAMETLRGMPIERLHSRKLRSFAETAFQ